A stretch of Arachis hypogaea cultivar Tifrunner chromosome 15, arahy.Tifrunner.gnm2.J5K5, whole genome shotgun sequence DNA encodes these proteins:
- the LOC112749245 gene encoding uncharacterized protein, with the protein MQVIGRQGELEKWGTEKGGKGKRVTREREAEREKKKKSELRGRNRRHCGTRSRRRRSAAILAPVAAAVGDEARRRHSRLYRRQNYTPSLESERRCNHHVLSSSDPPLFESRTGEHARRKLSRSCRRRRVDGLAVVLLAWLLRCRSSLSLLAPESAFQACICWEESEQEKEEGGDGYLYCCCCYYRCSGACSYCHVWVMNLVVSWLLIDCSERRCSHYFSSCHCRFIYCKFIIDNGAAKIAAAAMNWG; encoded by the exons ATGCAAGTCATAG GAAGGCAGGGGGAACTTGAGAAGTGGGGAACTGAGAAAGGAGGAAAGGGAAAGCGAGTGACGAGAGAAAGAGAAgcggagagggagaagaagaagaaaagtgagTTGAGAGGAAGAAATCGCCGCCACTGCGGTACGCGTTCACGTCGTCGTCGTAGCGCCGCCATCCTTGCGCCAGTCGCTGCCGCTGTCGGCGATGAAGCCCGTCGCCGCCATTCGCGCCTCTATCGCCGCCAGAACTACACGCCGTCGCTGGAGTCTGAACGCCGCTGCAACCACCACGTGTTATCATCTTCAGATCCGCCGCTGTTTGAGTCGCGAACAGGGGAACACGCGCGAAGGAAACTGTCGCGGAGCTGTCGTCGCCGCCGCGTTGATGGGCTCGCCGTCGTTCTGCTCGCGTGGCTGCTGCGTTGCCGGAGCTCCTTGTCGCTGCTGGCGCCGGAAAGTGCCTTTCAAGCCTGTATCTGTTG GGAGGAGTCCGagcaagaaaaggaagaaggTGGCGATGGATACCTCTACTGCTGCTGCTGTTACTATCGGTGTTCCGGAGCTTGCAGTTACTGCCATGTTTGGGTGATGAACCTGGTTGTGTCCTGGCTGCTGATTGATTGTAGTGAGAGACGTTGTAGCCACTACTTTTCATCTTG CCACTGTCGATTTATCTATTGCAAATTCATAATTGATAATGGAGCTGCTAAGATCGCTGCTGCTGCCATGAACTGGGGATAA
- the LOC112751277 gene encoding uncharacterized protein, translating to MKEVRFSCFTLVALIIMFLNHADSESQLLHDQEHQVLMRIKHYLQDPSFLRHWTPSNSSHCSWPEISCTNGSVTGITLVNLNINQTVPPFICDLKNLTLVDFSNNSIPGVFPNYLYNCSKLEYLNLSMNYYVGEIPHDIDTLSNLKYLNLSYSNFTGDIPSSVGNLKELRFLALQDCLFNGTLPDEIGNLSNLETLDLSSNELLPPSRLPLSWTKLNKLKVFYMFECNLFDEIPERIGEMVALEKLDLSQNELTGEIPSSLFLLKNLNVVYLWKNKLSGEIPSKIEALNLTNISLSNNMLTGKIPEDFGKLQMLMEFKLSMNNLSGEIPQSIGSLPSLVDFRVFMNNLSGTIPPQFGRNSKLQSFQISSNNFIGMLPENLCYYGELLTLTVYENSLNGELPESLGNCSTLQNLKIWSNEFSGNIPSGLWKSPNLVNFIVNHNRFTGGIPEELSPSISLFDISYNQFSGRIPTGVSSWTNVVEFIASKNYLNGTIPHELTELPKLSKLLLDQNNLTGPIPSDIASWNSLVTLNLRHNHLYGQIPDSIDPLPALLELDLSENQFSGHVPSLSSRLTNLNLSSNHLTGKVPSEFQNSAFDTSFLDNPGLCADTPVLNITLCNSGSQNSSKDSSSWSLALIIGLVLAVSLLAIVALFLVIRFIRKRKKVDNSWKLTSFQRLSFTESDIVSSMTEHNIIGSGGYGTVYRVNVNGLGFVAVKKISGNRKPDQKLENSFLSEVKILSSIRHRNIVKLLCCIHNDVSRLLVYEYMEHRSLDKWLHKKIKPSSLSISGSVQHHQVALNWPKRIQIAIGVAQGLSYMHHDCSPPIVHRDVKTSNILLDYQFNAKVADFGLARMLIKPGELATMSTVVGSFGYLAPEYIQTTKVSEKIDVFSFGVILLELTTGKEANYGDEHSSLAEWAWKHIQLGSNIEELLDKEVMEPIYMDEMCHVFKLGGMCTSKLPDSRPTMKEALQLLLQSGESYSFGERNSVGQCDAVPLLRNSKREHKLDIDGDKLA from the exons ATGAAAGAAGTTAGATTTTCGTGTTTCACTCTTGTGGCATTGATCATCATGTTCTTGAACCATGCAGACTCTGAGTCTCAGCTTCTTCATGATCAAGAACATCAAGTTCTAATGAGGATCAAGCATTACCTTCAAGACCCTTCTTTTCTCCGTCACTGGACCCCATCAAACTCCTCTCATTGTTCTTGGCCTGAGATTTCTTGCACCAACGGTTCTGTCACAGGAATAACTTTGGTTAATCTTAACATCAATCAAACAGTGCCCCCTTTCATTTGCGATCTCAAGAACCTCACACTTGTTGATTTCAGCAACAACTCAATTCCTGGGGTGTTCCCAAATTATCTCTACAATTGCTCCAAGCTTGAGTATCTTAATCTTTCTATGAACTACTATGTTGGTGAAATACCTCATGATATTGATACTTTGTCCAATTTGAAGTACCTTAACCTTAGTTATTCCAATTTCACCGGTGACATTCCTTCCAGTGTTGGAAATTTGAAGGAACTAAGGTTCCTTGCACTGCAAGATTGTCTATTCAATGGTACTCTCCCTGACGAGATTGGAAACTTGTCTAATCTCGAAACGTTGGATTTGTCCAGTAACGAATTGCTTCCGCCTTCGAGGTTGCCGTTGAGCTGGACCAAGTTGAATAAGCTGAAAGTGTTTTACATGTTTGAGTGCAACCTGTTTGATGAAATTCCTGAGAGAATTGGAGAAATGGTTGCATTGGAGAAGCTGGATTTGTCGCAGAACGAATTAACCGGAGAAATTCCAAGCAGTTTGTTCTTGCTGAAGAATCTGAATGTTGTGTACCTTTGGAAAAACAAGCTTTCTGGGGAGATACCATCCAAGATTGAAGCATTGAATCTGACCAACATTTCGTTATCAAATAATATGCTTACAGGGAAAATACCAGAAGAttttggaaaactccaaatgcTAATGGAATTCAAATTGAGCATGAATAACTTGTCAGGGGAGATACCACAAAGCATAGGGAGTCTTCCATCTCTAGTCGATTTTCGTGTCTTCATGAACAATCTATCAGGTACTATTCCTCCCCAATTTGGCCGCAACTCCAAGCTTCAATCCTTTCAAATTTCATCCAACAATTTTATTGGAATGCTTCCAGAGAATTTATGCTATTATGGTGAATTGCTTACATTAACTGTTTATGAAAATAGCTTGAATGGTGAGCTGCCAGAGTCACTAGGAAATTGTAGTACCCTTCAGAACCTGAAAATTTGGAGCAATGAATTTTCTGGTAACATTCCTAGTGGCCTTTGGAAATCTCCCAATTTGGTGAATTTCATAGTAAACCATAATAGGTTCACTGGTGGAATCCCTGAGGAATTGTCACCGAGCATTTCGCTCTTCGACATAAGTTACAATCAGTTTTCTGGTAGAATTCCGACTGGCGTGTCATCTTGGACTAATGTGGTAGAGTTTATTGCAAGTAAGAACTATTTGAATGGAACTATTCCTCATGAGTTAACAGAACTTCCCAAGTTATCAAAACTCTTGCTTGATCAGAACAACCTCACTGGGCCAATTCCTTCAGATATAGCCTCGTGGAACTCTCTAGTTACTCTAAATTTGCGCCATAATCACTTGTATGGACAAATCCCAGATTCAATTGATCCATTACCTGCACTTCTAGAACTTGACCTCTCAGAGAATCAATTCTCTGGCCATGTTCCTTCTCTGTCTTCAAGACTCACCAATCTCAATCTATCATCCAATCATCTGACTGGGAAAGTTCCAAGTGAATTTCAGAATTCTGCATTCGACACAAGCTTTTTGGACAATCCTGGCCTTTGCGCTGATACACCGGTGCTGAACATTACATTGTGCAATTCTGGCTCACAAAATTCAAGCAAGGACTCATCATCTTGGTCCCTTGCCTTGATCATAGGCCTTGTTTTAGCAGTCTCATTACTCGCTATTGTGGCGTTATTCTTGGTTATCAGATTCATCaggaaaaggaagaaagtggatAACTCATGGAAGCTCACTTCATTCCAAAGGCTGAGCTTCACTGAATCAGATATAGTTTCTTCAATGACAGAACATAATATCATTGGCAGTGGAGGATATGGTACAGTGTACCGTGTCAATGTCAATGGTTTAGGCTTTGTCGCTGTCAAAAAGATTTCTGGTAACAGAAAGCCAGACCAGAAGCTTGAGAATTCGTTTCTCTCTGAAGTTAAGATATTAAGCAGCATTCGACATAGGAACATTGTGAAATTGTTATGCTGCATCCACAATGATGTTTCTAGGCTTCTTGTTTATGAGTATATGGAGCATAGAAGCCTTGACAAATGGCTGCACAAGAAGATCAAGCCATCATCATTATCTATTTCAGGTTCAGTCCAACATCATCAGGTTGCACTGAATTGGCCCAAGAGAATACAAATAGCCATTGGTGTTGCACAAGGATTGAGCTACATGCACCATGATTGCTCCCCGCCCATTGTTCATCGCGACGTGAAAACAAGCAACATACTTTTGGATTATCAATTCAATGCAAAAGTTGCTGATTTTGGCCTAGCAAGGATGTTGATCAAGCCAGGGGAACTTGCCACCATGTCAACTGTTGTTGGCTCATTTGGATATCTTGCTCCAG AATACATTCAGACCACAAAAGTCAGTGAAAAGATTGATGTTTTTAGCTTTGGGGTGATCCTATTGGAGCTGACAACAGGTAAAGAAGCTAACTATGGAGATGAGCACTCATCTCTTGCAGAATGGGCATGGAAACACATTCAGTTAGGAAGCAACATTGAAGAGCTACTTGATAAAGAAGTCATGGAACCTATTTACATGGATGAGATGTGTCATGTTTTCAAACTTGGTGGGATGTGCACTTCAAAGCTTCCTGATTCTAGACCTACCATGAAGGAGGCATTGCAATTATTGCTACAAAGTGGTGAATCATATTCTTTTGGCGAGAGGAATAGTGTTGGACAGTGTGATGCTGTTCCTCTTCTTAGAAATTCAAAACGTGAGCATAAATTGGATATTGATGGTGACAAACTAGCTTGA
- the LOC112751278 gene encoding uncharacterized protein, whose protein sequence is MQILYLLSFFLFFLTYAASQSLYEQEHAVLLKIKQYFQNPPILSDWTSNTSHCQWPEITCTNGSVTSLSMINFNITQTLPPFMCSLKSLKHIDFQFNYIPGEFPRFLYGCSNLEYLDLSGNYLVGEIPHDIDRLARLKFLNLGANNFSGDIPGSIGNLKELRNLQLHMCLFNGTFPDEIGNLSNLETLYMFTNIMLPQTKLPSSLTKLKNLKVFRMNDANLVGEIPESIGEMVNLVELDLAQNNLRGEIPSDLFKLKNLSLLYLFKNQLSGVIPGVVEAFNLTMLEISENNLTGTIPNDFGKLKSLTQLCLQMNQLSGDVPESIGTLPSLTDFIVFQNNLSGNLPKDFGRFSNLETFQVASNSFTGRLPENLCYNGMLVGLTAYDNNLSGELPESLGNCNTLQYLRVDKNNLSGNIPSGLWTSRNLSTFMINENKFTGQLPERFPNNLSTLALSYNQFFGRIPDRVSSLKNLVVFNASNNFFNGSIPKGLTELPQITTLLLDRNQLIGPLPSDIVSWKYLVTLNLSHNQISGEIPDAIGKLPTLNVLDLSENKISGQIPPQIAQMRPTNLNLSSNLLTGRVPSELENIAYATSFLNNPGLCADTSVLDLSLCRSSTRKTKTSSPLSHAMLVKLLVAASLLAFLSVLLLIVFYRKRQRELRKSWKLTSFQRLSFTKSNIVSSMTEENIVGRGGYGAVYRVAIEGLGHVAVKKIRNSRKLEPKLESSFLAEVEILSNIRHTNIVKLLCCISSEDSLLLVYEYLENHSLDRWLHKKSKSPSGHYDILDWPKRLHIAIGAAQGLCYMHHDCLPPVVHRDVKSSNILLDSDFNAKVADFGLAKMLVDPEDVATMSSAVAGTFGYIAPEYAQTTRVNEKIDVYSFGVILLELTTGREANQGEDEYLSLAGWASQLVALGSNIEDVLDEDVKEPSNLEEMCSIFELGVKCTAPSPASRPSMKEVLKTLQSFSGPFAKVEKNVGYYDAAPLLKHEKWEKQIY, encoded by the exons ATGCAAATTCTctatcttctctctttcttcctcttcttcctcacatATGCAGCATCTCAGTCTTTGTATGAACAAGAACATGCAGTGTTGTTAAAGATAAAGCAATACTTTCAAAATCCACCAATCCTCAGTGACTGGACCTCAAACACTTCACACTGCCAATGGCCAGAGATAACTTGCACCAATGGTTCTGTCACTTCACTATCCATGATCAACTTCAACATAACTCAAACACTTCCACCTTTCATGTGTTCACTAAAAAGCCTCAAACACATTGATTTTCAGTTTAACTATATCCCTGGTGAGTTCCCAAGGTTCCTCTATGGATGCTCCAATCTTGAGTACCTTGATCTCTCAGGGAACTACCTTGTTGGTGAGATTCCTCATGACATAGACAGGTTGGCAAGGTTGAAGTTTCTTAACCTTGGGGCCAACAATTTCTCTGGGGACATTCCAGGTAGCATTGGGAATCTCAAAGAGCTGAGGAATCTTCAACTTCATATGTGTCTCTTCAATGGTACTTTCCCTGATGAAATTGGCAACTTGTCAAACCTTGAAACCTTGTATATGTTCACAAACATCATGCTCCCTCAAACAAAGTTGCCATCAAGCTTGACCAAGTTGAAGAATCTGAAAGTCTTTAGGATGAATGATGCCAACTTGGTTGGTGAAATCCCTGAATCCATTGGAGAAATGGTGAATTTGGTGGAGTTGGATTTAGCACAAAACAATCTGAGAGGAGAAATTCCAAGTGATTTGTTCAAGCTGAAGAATCTGAGCttgctttatcttttcaaaaaccaGCTTTCTGGAGTGATACCTGGAGTTGTTGAAGCATTCAACCTGACAATGTTGGAAATTTCAGAAAACAATCTCACTGGGACAATACCGAATGATTTCGGAAAGCTCAAAAGTTTGACTCAGTTGTGCTTGCAAATGAATCAATTATCTGGTGATGTACCAGAAAGCATTGGTACTTTGCCATCTTTGACAGATTTCATCGTTTTCCAAAACAACTTATCAGGTAATCTTCCTAAAGACTTCGGCCGCTTCTCGAATCTTGAAACTTTCCAGGTTGCATCTAATAGTTTTACAGGAAGGCTTCCAGAGAATTTGTGCTATAATGGAATGTTAGTTGGTTTAACTGCTTATGACAATAACCTGAGTGGTGAGTTGCCAGAATCTCTAGGAAATTGCAATACCCTGCAATATCTGAGAGTTGACAAGAACAACCTTTCTGGCAACATTCCTAGTGGCCTGTGGACTTCCAGGAACTTGTCGACGTTTATGATAAACGAAAACAAGTTCACTGGTCAGCTTCCTGAAAGATTTCCTAACAATCTTTCAACATTGGCCTTAAGTTATAATCAGTTTTTTGGAAGAATCCCAGATAGAGTGTCTTCGTTGAAGAATTTAGTTGTGTTCAATGCAAGTAACAACTTCTTCAATGGAAGTATTCCAAAGGGGCTAACAGAGCTTCCACAAATAACAACTCTTTTGCTCGATCGGAACCAGCTCATAGGGCCACTTCCATCAGATATAGTTTCATGGAAGTACCTAGTAACTCTGAATTTGAGCCATAATCAAATCTCTGGAGAAATTCCAGATGCAATTGGCAAGTTACCTACATTAAATGTGTTGGACTTGTCAGAAAACAAGATCTCCGGGCAAATTCCACCACAAATTGCACAGATGAGGCCTACCAATCTCAATTTGTCCTCAAATCTTTTGACAGGGAGGGTTCCAAGTGAGCTTGAAAACATTGCTTATGCTACAAGCTTCTTGAACAATCCTGGTTTATGTGCTGATACTTCAGTGCTAGACCTTTCCTTGTGCAGGTCTAGCACTCGAAAAACAAAGACTAGTTCACCTTTATCTCATGCTATGCTTGTGAAACTGCTGGTAGCAGCCTCCTTACTAGCTTTCTTGTCAGTACTCTTGTTGATTGTATTTTATAGGAAAAGGCAGCGAGAATTGCGAAAGTCGTGGAAACTCACTTCCTTTCAGAGACTGAGCTTCACGAAATCAAACATTGTGTCTTCAATGACAGAAGAAAATATTGTAGGCCGGGGTGGATATGGTGCAGTATACCGTGTTGCCATCGAAGGTTTAGGCCATGTTGCTGTGAAAAAGATAAGGAACAGCAGGAAATTAGAGCCGAAACTCGAGAGTTCATTCCTTGCAGAGGTTGAAATACTGAGCAATATTAGGCATACCAATATTGTCAAGTTGCTATGCTGCATCTCAAGTGAGGATTCTCTGCTCCTTGTCTATGAGTATCTTGAGAATCACAGCCTTGACAGATGGCTGCACAAGAAGAGTAAGTCACCATCAGGACATTATGATATCCTTGATTGGCCAAAGAGATTGCATATAGCCATTGGAGCTGCTCAAGGTTTGTGCTACATGCACCATGACTGCTTGCCCCCGGTTGTTCATCGAGATGTGAAGTCAAGTAACATTCTGTTGGATTCTGATTTCAATGCAAAAGTTGCTGATTTTGGTCTGGCAAAGATGTTGGTCGACCCGGAAGATGTTGCGACCATGTCCTCAGCCGTAGCCGGCACATTCGGCTACATTGCTCCAG AGTATGCTCAAACAACAAGAGTCAATGAGAAGATAGATGTCTATAGTTTTGGAGTTATCCTTTTGGAACTAACAACCGGAAGAGAAGCAAATCAAGGAGAAGATGAGTACTTGTCTCTGGCCGGATGGGCGTCACAGCTTGTCGCTTTAGGAAGTAACATAGAAGATGTTCTGGATGAAGATGTTAAAGAACCAAGTAACTTGGAAGAAATGTGCAGCATCTTCGAACTCGGGGTCAAGTGCACTGCACCATCGCCAGCTAGTAGACCTTCCATGAAGGAGGTTCTAAAAACATTGCAAAGCTTCAGTGGTCCATTTGCCAAAGTAGAGAAGAATGTTGGTTACTATGATGCTGCTCCCCTTCTTAAGCATGAAAAATGGGAAAAGCAGATATATTGA
- the LOC112751279 gene encoding hexokinase-1, protein MGKTAVGAAVVCAAAAAAALVVRHRCGSSGKWERAVAIAKELEEQCATPTSKLKLVAEAMEVEMHAGLASDGGSKLKMLISFVDNLPTGDEKGTFYALDLGGTNFRTLRVQLGGNGKGIAKIEHNEVSIPPHLMTSSSDELFDFIATSLAKFISSEPEEFHPPPGRQRELGFTFSFPVRQTSIASGTLIKWTKGFNIEDMVGEDVVGRLTKSLEKIGLDMRVAALVNDTVGTLARARFGNQDVIAGVILGTGTNAAYVERAQAIPKWQGLLPNSGEMVINMEWGNFLSSHLPLTEYDKALDVESLNPGEQIFEKLISGMYLGEIARRVLVKMAEEADLFGDSVPPKLRTQFILRTPDMSAMHQDTSSDLKVVEKKLRDVLKIDNSSLEMRKIVVEVFNIVATRGARLAAASMVGILKKIGRDTVKDGGKQRTVIAVDGGLFEHYAKFRNCLESTVKELLGDEVGETIAMEHSNDGSGIGAALLAASHSQYLGITES, encoded by the exons ATGGGGAAGACGGCTGTGGGAGCAGCAGTGGTCTGCGCGGCGGCTGCAGCGGCGGCGCTGGTGGTGCGCCACCGCTGCGGAAGCTCAGGAAAGTGGGAACGCGCAGTAGCGATAGCGAAGGAACTTGAAGAACAGTGTGCTACACCAACTTCGAAGCTGAAGCTCGTAGCTGAAGCCATGGAGGTTGAGATGCACGCTGGTCTTGCTTCTGATGGTGGAAGCAAGCTCAAGATGTTGATAAGCTTTGTTGACAATCTTCCTACCGG GGATGAGAAAGGAACCTTTTATGCATTGGATCTTGGTGGGACGAACTTTCGCACCCTTCGTGTTCAATTAGGTGGAAATGGGAAAGGCATTGCCAAAATAGAGCACAATGAAGTTTCAATTCCTCCTCATTTGATGACGAGTTCATCGGAT GAATTATTTGATTTTATAGCAACATCGCTTGCAAAGTTTATTAGTTCTGAACCCGAAGAGTTTCATCCTCCCCCTGGCAGACAAAGAGAACTGGGATTCACCTTCTCATTTCCAGTGAGGCAAACATCAATTGCATCTGGAACTCTAATAAAGTGGACAAAAGGTTTCAATATTGAGGATATG GTTGGAGAAGATGTGGTTGGGAGGCTAACCAAGTCATTGGAGAAAATTGGCCTGGATATGCGTGTTGCAGCACTA GTTAATGATACTGTTGGAACATTAGCTAGAGCGAGATTTGGCAATCAGGATGTCATTGCTGGTGTGATTCTTGGTACTGGGACAAACGCAGCATATGTAGAACGTGCACAAGCAATTCCCAAATGGCAGGGTCTTCTACCCAATTCAGGAGAGATG GTTATAAACATGGAATGGGGAAATTTCCTCTCCTCCCATCTTCCTCTAACAGAATATGACAAAGCTTTAGATGTCGAAAGCCTAAACCCTGGAGAACAG ATTTTCGAGAAGTTAATTTCTGGTATGTATTTGGGGGAGATTGCAAGGAGAGTTTTAGTAAAGATGGCTGAAGAAGCTGATTTGTTTGGAGATAGTGTGCCACCAAAGTTGAGAACTCAATTCATACTTAG GACACCAGACATGTCTGCTATGCATCAAGACACATCATCAGATCTGAAGGTCGTTGAAAAGAAATTGAGGGATGTTTTAAAG ATCGATAACTCGTCCTTAGAAATGAGGAAGATTGTTGTGGAAGTCTTCAACATTGTTGCTACTCGTGGGGCTCGACTGGCTGCCGCTAGCATGGTAGGCATCCTTAAGAAAATAGGAAGAGACACTGTCAAGGATGGGGGAAAACAAAGAACAGTGATAGCAGTGGATGGAGGATTGTTTGAACACTATGCTAAATTCAGAAATTGCTTGGAGAGTACAGTGAAAGAGTTGTTGGGAGATGAAGTAGGTGAGACCATTGCTATGGAGCATTCCAATGACGGCTCTGGCATTGGCGCAGCCCTCCTTGCAGCTTCACACTCCCAGTATTTGGGAATCACAGAGTCCTAA